The Blautia luti nucleotide sequence CATGCTCTTTTACGATCAGTGCGTTACGAAGTGGCACCATAAAAAGTACACCAAGAACACCACCGCAAAGTGCGATTAATGTGATTTCCACGATACCCGGCATTTCACAAAGTCCTTCTTCTGCCCAGAGGAACAGAGCAGGCATTGTGAAAATTGCACCGGCTGCCAGTGATTCACCGGCTGAACCGATTGTCTGGACCATGTTGCTCTCCAGAATGGAGTTCTTTTTCATGATCTTGCGAATTACGCCCATGGAAATAACTGCTGCCGGAATGGAAGCAGATACAGTCATACCTACACGCAGACCAAGATAAGCATTGGCTGCACCGAAGATAACTGCAAGGATAACACCCATGATGATGGATGTCACCGTAAATTCAGGTGTGATCTTGTCAGCCGGAATATACGGTTTGAACTCTTTGTTTTTGTCCATGATTTCCTCTCCCTTTTGTATTGATTTATAAACATAGAACATTATAGCGAAATTTATACAAAAAGGCAAGGTGAAAAAACTGGTTTTTTATGCACTTTACCACATTGGCGTGCTAACTCGATAATCTCTTAACATATCATCACGCTCAAACAGCATATTTTTGCCCTGTTTTATCAGTCTATTCATCTGAATCCAACTGTTTAATCAGGTATCTCCCGACAATTCTGGAAAAATTCGAAATATCCCGGATATATGCGAAATCTTTGCCAAATATCTTTTTTTCTGTGGAAAGGTCTTTTTCTTCCCCTGCAAAGACTCCCAGAACACTTACTCCAAGGTTTCGCAGGTGCCGCACTTCTGTAGCAGTATCATTGATCGCATATTTTCCCATATAAGGTTCCGGGTTCTTTGCGTGAGGTCTGTTTACGATGACATCGTATGGTTTTCCATCACTTAATACAATGAGGATTTTTTTCTCCTCAGATCTCTGAAGCAGACCGTATCCTGCGGTTTTGATAGCAAGTCCATCCCTGTTATTGGAAGAAGTTACATAATTAAAAATATTTTCATTAGCTGACTGTGGATCATCGTACTCGCGGAATCTGTGAAGAATCGTATAGTCCCAGAATGTGCAGAAGCTCATGACACGGTGAGGCAGGTTTACATTGCTTAATGCTTCACTGATGATGTAAGCCTGTAATGCCACATCTCCCTGCCTGGACATCTGGGAACCGCTGGCATCGATCAGCACATCTACTACGAAATCAGATGCATCAGATTTCAATTCTCTTTTAAACAGATTTGCTTCACTGCTTCTGCCCACACGCCAGAGTCTGGACGGAATGATTGTTCCTCTGTCTGACAGTACTTCCTGCGTCTCGCTTTTCAGCACCAGCGTCTTTCGCAAAAGATCTGTGAGGGATGCGATGTTCTGCTTTACGATTCTGTGTTTGTCATGGTAGAGCCAGATATTCTTATTCTTTAATCGCACTGCATATTCGTACTGATAGTTTCGTTTGACCGGATTCTTAAGAATTCCTTCTGTAAAATAGAGGCTGCAGTCCCTGTGAAGTTCCCGGCACATCAGGTAATTCATTCTTTTTTCTTCTGCCGGAGTGAGGTAAGTTTTTCCGAAATTCAACTCTACATAGGTGTATGCTTTCTCAAGTTCTTCCTCTGTGAGAATTGTAACTTTATGTTTGGTCTGGCGCTGTTTTTCCATTTCTTCAGTGACAGTGGTGTCTTCCATGTCAGTAATCTTGTTTGCCATCTGTTCGATGTAGCTCTCCAGGGCTTCCTCATAGAGTTCTTCTGTGAGAAAATCTTCCCAGTCGTATTCTGTCAGTTCTTCCATGGTGACAGCCATGACCTGTTCCAGTGTGCCGTGGTCTTTCTCGAAATTCGGGTCAATGATGTTGTTATAAAGGTTATCAATGATGCGGATCAGTTCCATAGTGTCTGCAGCTGTCCGGGATTTGTAGACCAGATCGCGGATTTTGCGCAGGCGTTCTTCTACGTGATGATTTCCGTTCTGCAGACGATCACGCAGGATAGCAATCTTCAGGCGGCCCAGGATATCTCCGTAGGCTGGCATCTGCTCAAATTCCTGATCCAGGATATCCTCGAACGCTTCTCTTTGCATTTCCCGGACTCCCGGGCGTTCCTGACAGATTTTATCCCCGATTGCTTCTTCTACACAAAGCTGTGCTACTGCAGTCAGTTCGCCTTCGCCTGCCTGGCAAAATACTTTCTTTACCAGATATAAGCCAAGCAGATCTTTGTCATAGTATTTTGCTAGGGCACCTTGTTTGATACCGTCATACAGAGCAATTGCCTTTGAACGAAGATACAGGGAAACGTCTACTTTCATATTCAAGGTGTAGTCTCCGCTGATGGTCCAGAGAAGATTGCGAATCCTGTTTTCCAGTTCCAGACGGTAATCGTCGATTTCTACGATTTTCTCATCTTTCATATACATCATCCCTTGTCCAGTCTGCCGGAATTCTGGTTTTTACAATATCTTCTACGATTTCCTTCTCGAAAATATCGAAAGTCTTGTTTACAACGCCCATGTTAACTGCTTTTCTCGGAGAAAGTCCGGTTTCTACAATCTTCATGGCAGCAAGGAGTCCTCGCAGATCCAGAGGTTTGGTGGAAATCTCGCTGTTTGTGGCTTTTAGCTGCAGATCCAGGAATACACCGATAAACTGTGTTCTGGCGTTTTCTTTTACCTTCGGGAACATCTGGTGGAAAATGAATTCCAGGGATTCTTCAGTCTGGGCCGGCATGTCGATGACCAGGAATCTGGATACCAGCGCTTCATTGAGTTCTTTTGTTCCTGCATAGCCGTAGTTCATGGTTCCGATGAAACGGGATGCCGGATGGAGGTCGATCTTGTCATAGCCTGGCACATCGATGGAGCGGCGGTAGTCCAGGGTTGCGTGAAGAACGGAAACAGCATCATTCTTTGCCATGTTGATCTCATCGAGGATTCCGAATCCGCCATATTCTGCGCACTGGTAGATGGTTCCTTTGCGGAGTTTTACTTCATTGTCTACAAAGGTGTCTGTGCCGATCAGATCTCCGCTGTTTGTGTTTACATGAAAGGAAACATTGTATGCAGGACGGTTGAAAATATATGCCAGGTTCTCTGCAAGGATATTTTTTCCTGTTGCTTTCGGACCGGTGAGTAACAGGTTCTCGCCTTTGAGCAAGCCGGCAATTGCCATCTCCAGGATGTCTTTTCCATAGAATGGAATGGATGGTTTCACGATCCTGGCGGCTGCTTCCGGTGCTACTTCATACTGGCTGCGAAACTCTTCTACTCTCTTTATCAATTCAGGGGATACCTGCTGTTCCTCCAGAAATTTCAGTTCTTCCATTTAGTTCTCCTTTATATAACTATTATAGTCCAGTTTGTGTTATAGAAAAAGGCCGCTTATCTTTTACAGATTCACGACCCTTTCATTATAGCATTCTTCTTTATA carries:
- a CDS encoding cobaltochelatase CobT-related protein, with the translated sequence MKDEKIVEIDDYRLELENRIRNLLWTISGDYTLNMKVDVSLYLRSKAIALYDGIKQGALAKYYDKDLLGLYLVKKVFCQAGEGELTAVAQLCVEEAIGDKICQERPGVREMQREAFEDILDQEFEQMPAYGDILGRLKIAILRDRLQNGNHHVEERLRKIRDLVYKSRTAADTMELIRIIDNLYNNIIDPNFEKDHGTLEQVMAVTMEELTEYDWEDFLTEELYEEALESYIEQMANKITDMEDTTVTEEMEKQRQTKHKVTILTEEELEKAYTYVELNFGKTYLTPAEEKRMNYLMCRELHRDCSLYFTEGILKNPVKRNYQYEYAVRLKNKNIWLYHDKHRIVKQNIASLTDLLRKTLVLKSETQEVLSDRGTIIPSRLWRVGRSSEANLFKRELKSDASDFVVDVLIDASGSQMSRQGDVALQAYIISEALSNVNLPHRVMSFCTFWDYTILHRFREYDDPQSANENIFNYVTSSNNRDGLAIKTAGYGLLQRSEEKKILIVLSDGKPYDVIVNRPHAKNPEPYMGKYAINDTATEVRHLRNLGVSVLGVFAGEEKDLSTEKKIFGKDFAYIRDISNFSRIVGRYLIKQLDSDE
- a CDS encoding AAA family ATPase: MEELKFLEEQQVSPELIKRVEEFRSQYEVAPEAAARIVKPSIPFYGKDILEMAIAGLLKGENLLLTGPKATGKNILAENLAYIFNRPAYNVSFHVNTNSGDLIGTDTFVDNEVKLRKGTIYQCAEYGGFGILDEINMAKNDAVSVLHATLDYRRSIDVPGYDKIDLHPASRFIGTMNYGYAGTKELNEALVSRFLVIDMPAQTEESLEFIFHQMFPKVKENARTQFIGVFLDLQLKATNSEISTKPLDLRGLLAAMKIVETGLSPRKAVNMGVVNKTFDIFEKEIVEDIVKTRIPADWTRDDVYER